From one Prosthecobacter vanneervenii genomic stretch:
- a CDS encoding BatA domain-containing protein encodes MTFLVPALLFALPLAALPVVIHLIHLYRRRQVKWAAMMFLRMAQRMNKGLSRLRQILILTCRVLAVAAILFVITRPMAGGLLGLTGGVPDTVIVLLDRSASMEQQNLATGTSKRAASIAKLSQALRDTVGTRSKLVLIENARLQPQLLDKPESLIDLPLTGPTDTAADVPALLQGALDYISRNQTGRTDVWVLSDLRQSDWDAASGRWPSLRSAFASLKGLRFHLLTYAQPAAGNLSISVQRIVRNETADKAELLLDLRVTRSSNSHEPLELPLRFVVNDVSTTVKMEMKDSQLVLQGHAIPIDKTTKRGSGRVELPADTSPSDNVYHFVFDEPAVMQSVIISDDEAEARPLQAALEAAADPTRKYTSTLLPPSRAAEIPWDDTAFILWHAPLPKTDNLISRQLMNHLAAGRSILFLPVESSSAEAFGGLHWGSWTTGSKPATLEWWRNDAGLLANTRNGTALPVGELEVTRRCDILGEGTPLARLTGSRPLLMRADIPGDGNAWFLGTLPGSGSSSLARDGVVMFAMLHRALNEGARSLGKAQQREAGATALGTGDLTLWKRHGPTILSTEQPLRAGILENADKLVALNRPLREDSPETLGPAALAELFAGLDHHIIEDQVENQSSLASEIWRTFLFIMALSLLIEALLCMPARRDPQPSLAR; translated from the coding sequence ATGACCTTCCTCGTCCCAGCGCTCCTCTTCGCCCTGCCGCTCGCTGCGCTGCCGGTGGTCATTCATTTGATCCACCTGTACCGCCGCCGTCAGGTGAAGTGGGCGGCCATGATGTTCCTGCGCATGGCGCAGCGCATGAACAAAGGTCTCTCGCGTCTGCGACAGATCCTCATCCTCACCTGCCGCGTGCTCGCCGTGGCGGCCATCCTCTTCGTCATCACCCGGCCCATGGCGGGTGGCCTGCTCGGCCTCACCGGCGGTGTGCCGGACACCGTCATCGTCCTGCTCGACCGCTCCGCCAGCATGGAGCAGCAGAACCTCGCCACTGGCACCAGCAAGCGCGCCGCCAGCATCGCCAAGCTCTCCCAGGCCCTGCGCGACACCGTCGGCACACGCTCCAAGCTCGTCCTCATCGAAAACGCCCGCCTCCAGCCTCAGCTCCTCGACAAGCCCGAATCTCTCATCGATCTCCCGCTCACCGGCCCCACCGACACCGCCGCCGATGTGCCCGCACTGCTCCAAGGCGCGCTCGACTACATCAGCCGCAATCAAACCGGCCGCACCGATGTCTGGGTGCTTAGCGATCTCCGCCAGAGCGACTGGGATGCCGCCAGCGGCCGCTGGCCCTCACTCCGCAGCGCCTTCGCCTCTCTGAAGGGCCTGCGCTTCCACCTGCTCACCTACGCACAGCCTGCTGCAGGAAATCTCTCCATCTCGGTGCAGCGCATCGTCCGCAACGAAACCGCAGACAAGGCTGAGCTCCTGCTCGATCTCCGCGTCACTCGCAGCTCCAATTCGCACGAGCCTTTGGAGCTGCCGCTGCGCTTCGTGGTCAATGACGTCAGCACCACGGTCAAAATGGAGATGAAGGACTCCCAGCTCGTGCTGCAGGGCCACGCCATCCCCATCGACAAAACCACCAAACGCGGCTCCGGCCGTGTCGAGCTTCCCGCAGACACCTCGCCATCAGACAACGTTTATCACTTCGTCTTCGACGAACCCGCCGTGATGCAGTCCGTCATCATCAGCGATGACGAGGCCGAGGCCCGTCCCCTGCAGGCCGCACTGGAGGCTGCCGCCGATCCCACCCGCAAATACACCTCCACTCTGCTGCCCCCTTCCCGCGCTGCGGAGATTCCCTGGGATGACACCGCTTTCATCCTCTGGCACGCCCCTCTGCCAAAGACGGACAACCTGATCTCCCGGCAGCTCATGAATCATCTCGCCGCAGGCCGCAGCATCCTCTTCCTCCCGGTTGAATCCTCCAGCGCGGAAGCCTTCGGCGGCCTCCACTGGGGCTCATGGACCACCGGCAGCAAACCCGCCACCCTCGAATGGTGGCGCAATGACGCCGGCCTCCTGGCCAATACCCGCAACGGCACCGCCCTCCCTGTCGGCGAACTCGAAGTCACCCGCCGCTGCGACATCCTCGGCGAGGGCACCCCTCTAGCCCGCCTCACCGGCAGCCGCCCCCTGCTCATGCGCGCCGACATACCAGGCGATGGCAATGCCTGGTTCCTCGGCACCCTCCCCGGCTCCGGCTCCTCCAGCCTCGCCCGTGATGGCGTCGTCATGTTTGCCATGCTTCACCGCGCGCTCAATGAAGGCGCACGCAGCCTCGGCAAGGCCCAGCAGCGCGAGGCCGGTGCCACCGCCCTCGGCACTGGCGACCTCACCCTCTGGAAGCGACACGGCCCCACCATCCTCAGCACCGAGCAACCCCTCCGCGCCGGCATCCTCGAAAACGCCGACAAGCTCGTCGCCCTCAACCGCCCCCTCCGCGAAGACTCCCCCGAAACCCTCGGCCCCGCCGCCCTCGCTGAACTCTTCGCCGGCCTCGACCACCACATCATCGAAGACCAGGTCGAAAACCAATCCAGCCTCGCCAGCGAAATCTGGCGCACCTTCCTCTTCATCATGGCCCTCTCCCTCCTCATCGAGGCCCTCCTCTGCATGCCAGCCAGGCGCGACCCACAACCTTCTCTTGCCCGATGA
- a CDS encoding DUF58 domain-containing protein: MPSDTRTFLDPAVLSRLMALPLNARHAMLGSVSGKHRSPVRGSSLEFAQYRKYVPGDDTRRLDWRTWGRSDRFYIKEFEADTNLRLCLLIDTSGSMNYGPAGATRFDYARKLAGTLGYVAAQQGDAVGLWSLAEKPVEIPAKRGASHLGLVLDQMASLQPVGDTTLLTALHDAAEKIRQRALVIIFSDLFVPPAELKPAIQHLRFRKHDIAVFHLLDQQELDFDFDRPARFIDLEGGEAVLADPSLIARNYREAVRQYMHEIDDLVRTTGMDYHRVKLHEKYDDVLARFLLARLEKKGGR, encoded by the coding sequence ATGCCCTCTGACACCCGCACCTTCCTCGACCCCGCGGTCCTCTCCCGCCTCATGGCGCTCCCCCTCAACGCGCGCCATGCCATGCTCGGCAGCGTCTCCGGCAAGCACCGCAGCCCCGTGCGCGGCTCCTCCCTCGAGTTCGCCCAATACCGCAAATATGTCCCTGGCGACGACACCCGCCGCCTCGATTGGCGTACCTGGGGCCGCAGCGACCGCTTTTACATCAAGGAGTTCGAAGCCGACACCAACCTCCGCCTCTGTCTCCTCATCGACACCAGCGGCAGCATGAACTACGGCCCCGCCGGAGCCACCCGCTTTGACTACGCCCGCAAACTCGCCGGCACCCTCGGCTACGTCGCCGCACAGCAGGGCGATGCGGTCGGCCTCTGGAGCCTCGCCGAAAAGCCCGTCGAAATCCCCGCCAAACGCGGCGCCTCACACCTCGGCCTCGTGCTCGATCAGATGGCCTCTCTTCAGCCCGTCGGAGACACCACGCTTCTCACCGCCCTGCACGACGCCGCCGAAAAAATCCGCCAGCGCGCCCTCGTCATCATCTTCTCCGATCTCTTCGTGCCACCCGCCGAGCTGAAGCCCGCCATCCAGCACCTCCGCTTCCGCAAGCACGACATCGCCGTCTTCCACCTCCTCGACCAGCAGGAACTCGACTTCGACTTCGACCGCCCCGCCCGCTTCATCGACCTCGAAGGCGGCGAAGCCGTCCTCGCCGATCCCAGCCTCATCGCCCGCAACTACCGCGAAGCCGTCCGCCAGTACATGCACGAAATCGACGACCTCGTCCGCACCACCGGCATGGACTACCACCGCGTCAAACTCCACGAAAAATACGACGACGTGCTCGCCCGCTTCCTCCTGGCTCGGCTTGAGAAGAAAGGGGGACGGTGA